In a single window of the Diospyros lotus cultivar Yz01 chromosome 10, ASM1463336v1, whole genome shotgun sequence genome:
- the LOC127811958 gene encoding probable serine/threonine-protein kinase WNK9 isoform X2 yields the protein MEGYRAFDEYDGIEVAWNQVKLHDFLQRPEDLERLYCEIHLLKTLKHNNIMKFYTSWVDTANRNINFVTEMFTSGTLRQYRLKHKRVNIRAVKHWCRQILNGLLYLHSHNPPVIHRDLKCDNIFINGNQGEVKIGDLGLAAILRKSHAARCVGTPEFMAPEVYAEEYNELVDIYSFGMCILEMITFEYPYSECTHPAQIYKKVVSGRKPDALYKVRDPEVREFVEKCLASLSCRLSAEELLKDPFLQIDNFGTDLRPIDYCRDFNEVGSLLRQPLLVNHHSNYSLINTCSNYPGYEPQNNLDYCQVEFEPNEMDLFTSLVEDKKKENVEITTKGKREDDGVFLRLRIADKEGPVRNIYFHFDIETDTALSVATEMVAELDITDQDVTKIADMIDREIASLVPEWKRGLGIEETPGGTGMSYCHNCACNGADTKNLQVLHCSQNGCTAVHGRFEEITYQVDGSEECVTEGAPAASSQSDGIQYADMWAQHEGPEISSEGSGDIDSDSEHDEQSDLKEDKQVSMNKTSKSNELNRSLPSNHEVAHAFEEDYENEIRKELRWLKAKYQIQLREPRDPQFGVATKSSSLTLNSCKGQHNNDMSSVSTPLDESSSRDLPISFASGKHFTSYFPTGDDNKCSHQKSPDFGAASGPEQMATAKGFYAGALLPSSLHRAASLPVDAVHF from the exons ATGGAAGG TTATAGAGCGTTTGATGAGTACGACGGGATTGAAGTAGCCTGGAATCAGGTGAAGCTTCATGATTTCCTGCAAAGGCCTGAAGATCTAGAGAGATTGTACTGTGAAATTCATTTGCTCAAGACCTTGAAACACAACAACATCATGAAGTTCTACACTTCCTGGGTAGATACTGCAAATAGGAACATCAATTTTGTCACCGAGATGTTCACCTCTGGCACTCTCAGACA GTATAGGCTAAAACACAAGAGAGTTAACATTAGAGCAGTAAAGCACTGGTGTCGGCAGATCTTGAATGGTCTTCTGTATCTGCATAGCCACAACCCCCCTGTAATCCACAGAGATTTGAAGTGTGACAACATTTTTATCAATGGGAACCAAGGGGAAGTCAAGATTGGGGACCTCGGCCTCGCTGCAATCCTCCGTAAATCACACGCTGCTCGCTGTGTCG GGACACCAGAGTTCATGGCACCGGAGGTTTATGCAGAGGAATACAATGAATTAGTCGACATATACTCATTTGGGATGTGCATACTGGAAATGATCACTTTTGAGTATCCTTATAGTGAATGCACCCACCCTGCTCAGATCTACAAGAAAGTTGTCTCT GGGAGAAAACCGGATGCCTTGTACAAAGTTAGGGATCCTGAAGTACGAGAATTTGTTGAGAAATGCTTAGCATCGCTGTCTTGCAGGCTCTCGGCTGAGGAGCTTCTGAAGGATCCATTTCTACAAATTGACAATTTTGGAACTGATTTGAGGCCAATAGACTATTGCAGAGATTTCAATGAAGTAGGCTCTCTTTTAAGACAGCCTCTCTTAGTAAATCATCATAGCAACTACTCATTGATCAATACTTGCTCGAATTATCCTGGTTATGAACCTCAAAATAATCTGGATTACTGCCAAGTTGAGTTTGAACCAAATGAAATGGATCTCTTCACGAGTCTAGTAGAGgataaaaagaaggaaaatgttGAAATTACCACCAAGGGGAAGAGAGAAGATGACGGCGTCTTCCTGAGGCTCAGGATTGCGGATAAAGAAG GACCTGTTCGAAACATCTACTTCCATTTTGACATTGAAACTGACACGGCATTAAGTGTCGCGACTGAAATGGTAGCCGAGCTGGATATCACTGACCAGGATGTGACCAAGATAGCAGATATGATCGACAGGGAGATAGCTTCATTGGTGCCAGAGTGGAAGAGGGGACTAGGCATAGAAGAAACTCCTGGTGGAACAGGTATGAGCTATTGTCACAATTGTGCTTGTAATGGCGCTGACACGAAGAACCTGCAAGTTCTTCATTGTTCTCAAAATGGATGCACGGCTGTGCATGGCCGCTTTGAGGAGATAACATACCAGGTTGATGGTTCAGAAGAGTGTGTTACAGAAGGTGCGCCGGCAGCATCAAGCCAATCTGATGGCATACAGTACGCTGACATGTGGGCTCAACATGAAGGACCTGAAATAAGCTCAGAAGGGTCAGGGGATATCGACTCTGACAGCGAGCACGATGAGCAGTCTGACTTAAAGGAGGACAAGCAAGTTAGCATGAACAAGACTAGTAAATCGAATGAGTTGAACAGGTCTCTCCCCTCAAATCATGAAGTAGCTCATGCTTTTGAGGAGGATTATGAGAATGAGATAAGGAAAGAACTGAGGTGGCTCAAGGCAAAGTACCAAATACAGCTGAGAGAGCCTAGAGACCCCCAATTTGGAGTTGCAACAAAATCTTCGAGCTTAACTCTCAATTCATGCAAAGGACAACACAATAATGACATGTCATCGGTTTCAACCCCTCTAGACGAATCGAGCAGCAGAGATTTGCCGATATCTTTTGCTTCCGGGAAGCATTTCACTTCATATTTTCCCACCGGTGACGACAATAAATGTTCACACCAAAAGAGTCCTGATTTTGGGGCTGCTTCTGGCCCGGAGCAAATGGCAACTGCCAAGGGTTTCTACGCAGGAGCCTTGCTTCCAAGCTCACTTCACAGGGCAGCATCTCTTCCTGTTGATGCTGTACATTTCTAG
- the LOC127811958 gene encoding probable serine/threonine-protein kinase WNK9 isoform X1, with the protein MNSVSCQETGYSEFVEVDPTGRYGRYNEILGKGASKTVYRAFDEYDGIEVAWNQVKLHDFLQRPEDLERLYCEIHLLKTLKHNNIMKFYTSWVDTANRNINFVTEMFTSGTLRQYRLKHKRVNIRAVKHWCRQILNGLLYLHSHNPPVIHRDLKCDNIFINGNQGEVKIGDLGLAAILRKSHAARCVGTPEFMAPEVYAEEYNELVDIYSFGMCILEMITFEYPYSECTHPAQIYKKVVSGRKPDALYKVRDPEVREFVEKCLASLSCRLSAEELLKDPFLQIDNFGTDLRPIDYCRDFNEVGSLLRQPLLVNHHSNYSLINTCSNYPGYEPQNNLDYCQVEFEPNEMDLFTSLVEDKKKENVEITTKGKREDDGVFLRLRIADKEGPVRNIYFHFDIETDTALSVATEMVAELDITDQDVTKIADMIDREIASLVPEWKRGLGIEETPGGTGMSYCHNCACNGADTKNLQVLHCSQNGCTAVHGRFEEITYQVDGSEECVTEGAPAASSQSDGIQYADMWAQHEGPEISSEGSGDIDSDSEHDEQSDLKEDKQVSMNKTSKSNELNRSLPSNHEVAHAFEEDYENEIRKELRWLKAKYQIQLREPRDPQFGVATKSSSLTLNSCKGQHNNDMSSVSTPLDESSSRDLPISFASGKHFTSYFPTGDDNKCSHQKSPDFGAASGPEQMATAKGFYAGALLPSSLHRAASLPVDAVHF; encoded by the exons ATGAATAGTGTTTCTTGCCAAGAAACAGGTTACTCTGAGTTTGTTGAAGTTGATCCTACTGGAAGATATGGAAGG TATAATGAAATTCTTGGCAAAGGAGCTTCAAAGACAGT TTATAGAGCGTTTGATGAGTACGACGGGATTGAAGTAGCCTGGAATCAGGTGAAGCTTCATGATTTCCTGCAAAGGCCTGAAGATCTAGAGAGATTGTACTGTGAAATTCATTTGCTCAAGACCTTGAAACACAACAACATCATGAAGTTCTACACTTCCTGGGTAGATACTGCAAATAGGAACATCAATTTTGTCACCGAGATGTTCACCTCTGGCACTCTCAGACA GTATAGGCTAAAACACAAGAGAGTTAACATTAGAGCAGTAAAGCACTGGTGTCGGCAGATCTTGAATGGTCTTCTGTATCTGCATAGCCACAACCCCCCTGTAATCCACAGAGATTTGAAGTGTGACAACATTTTTATCAATGGGAACCAAGGGGAAGTCAAGATTGGGGACCTCGGCCTCGCTGCAATCCTCCGTAAATCACACGCTGCTCGCTGTGTCG GGACACCAGAGTTCATGGCACCGGAGGTTTATGCAGAGGAATACAATGAATTAGTCGACATATACTCATTTGGGATGTGCATACTGGAAATGATCACTTTTGAGTATCCTTATAGTGAATGCACCCACCCTGCTCAGATCTACAAGAAAGTTGTCTCT GGGAGAAAACCGGATGCCTTGTACAAAGTTAGGGATCCTGAAGTACGAGAATTTGTTGAGAAATGCTTAGCATCGCTGTCTTGCAGGCTCTCGGCTGAGGAGCTTCTGAAGGATCCATTTCTACAAATTGACAATTTTGGAACTGATTTGAGGCCAATAGACTATTGCAGAGATTTCAATGAAGTAGGCTCTCTTTTAAGACAGCCTCTCTTAGTAAATCATCATAGCAACTACTCATTGATCAATACTTGCTCGAATTATCCTGGTTATGAACCTCAAAATAATCTGGATTACTGCCAAGTTGAGTTTGAACCAAATGAAATGGATCTCTTCACGAGTCTAGTAGAGgataaaaagaaggaaaatgttGAAATTACCACCAAGGGGAAGAGAGAAGATGACGGCGTCTTCCTGAGGCTCAGGATTGCGGATAAAGAAG GACCTGTTCGAAACATCTACTTCCATTTTGACATTGAAACTGACACGGCATTAAGTGTCGCGACTGAAATGGTAGCCGAGCTGGATATCACTGACCAGGATGTGACCAAGATAGCAGATATGATCGACAGGGAGATAGCTTCATTGGTGCCAGAGTGGAAGAGGGGACTAGGCATAGAAGAAACTCCTGGTGGAACAGGTATGAGCTATTGTCACAATTGTGCTTGTAATGGCGCTGACACGAAGAACCTGCAAGTTCTTCATTGTTCTCAAAATGGATGCACGGCTGTGCATGGCCGCTTTGAGGAGATAACATACCAGGTTGATGGTTCAGAAGAGTGTGTTACAGAAGGTGCGCCGGCAGCATCAAGCCAATCTGATGGCATACAGTACGCTGACATGTGGGCTCAACATGAAGGACCTGAAATAAGCTCAGAAGGGTCAGGGGATATCGACTCTGACAGCGAGCACGATGAGCAGTCTGACTTAAAGGAGGACAAGCAAGTTAGCATGAACAAGACTAGTAAATCGAATGAGTTGAACAGGTCTCTCCCCTCAAATCATGAAGTAGCTCATGCTTTTGAGGAGGATTATGAGAATGAGATAAGGAAAGAACTGAGGTGGCTCAAGGCAAAGTACCAAATACAGCTGAGAGAGCCTAGAGACCCCCAATTTGGAGTTGCAACAAAATCTTCGAGCTTAACTCTCAATTCATGCAAAGGACAACACAATAATGACATGTCATCGGTTTCAACCCCTCTAGACGAATCGAGCAGCAGAGATTTGCCGATATCTTTTGCTTCCGGGAAGCATTTCACTTCATATTTTCCCACCGGTGACGACAATAAATGTTCACACCAAAAGAGTCCTGATTTTGGGGCTGCTTCTGGCCCGGAGCAAATGGCAACTGCCAAGGGTTTCTACGCAGGAGCCTTGCTTCCAAGCTCACTTCACAGGGCAGCATCTCTTCCTGTTGATGCTGTACATTTCTAG